A DNA window from Coffea arabica cultivar ET-39 chromosome 6c, Coffea Arabica ET-39 HiFi, whole genome shotgun sequence contains the following coding sequences:
- the LOC113693728 gene encoding zinc finger CCCH domain-containing protein 64 isoform X2, producing MTILQAGPTSPFRLTSSATTVLARRRFYRPLPKKLATKGSRWMASRKSASGMQFGTYSEDDVDALRALAEEPGIVDIFLTNEWPSGVTNKAATSDVPSGVSDSADADSTISELVADIKPRYHVAGTMGVFYAREPYTNVDAVHVTRFMGLAPVGNKNKQKFIHAISPTPASTMSSVEICAKPPNTTLSPYTMVEKATPTEAKAERPGESGSDSQYWRYDVSQKRQKHGDGDSERLCFKFTSSGCCPRGEKCHFRHDEDARQQSIRGVCFDLLNKGKCERGPDCNFKHSLQDENGSASSRRSFGTPSSNRSKECWFCLSSPSVESHLITGIGEHYYSALAKGPLVEDHVLIVPVEHLPNTLSMPEDCEIELNRVQNSLKAYFENQGKQVVFFEWVFKRATHANLQVVPVPSSRASGIKDIFNLAAKKLGFKFKTIESTNNSEGRRLLRTQYDRSCSLFYVELPGGTILTHVVEENERFPSQFGREVLAGLLNTADRADWKNCKLSKEEETKMAERFKKQFEAYDPNR from the exons ATGACTATATTGCAGGCCGGTCCAACTTCCCCATTCCGACTTACTTCATCGGCGACTACGGTGTTGGCGCGCCGAAGATTCTATCGGCCACTTCCAAAGAAGCTGGCAACCAAGGGTTCAAGATGGATGGCCTCAAG GAAGTCTGCAAGTGGAATGCAATTTGGCACGTATAGTGAAGATGATGTTGATGCGCTGAGGGCGTTGGCTGAGGAGCCAGGGATTGTGGACATATTTCTGAC TAATGAATGGCCTAGCGGAGTCACCAATAAGGCTGCTACATCTGACGTACCTTCAGGAGTCTCTGATTCAGCTGATGCTGATTCCACCATATCAGAGTTAGTAGCAGATATTAAGCCCCG CTACCATGTTGCAGGAACTATGGGTGTGTTCTATGCTCGCGAACCATATACAAACGTGGATGCTGTGCATGTAACTCGTTTTATGGGTTTAGCTCCAGTtggaaacaaaaacaaacag AAATTTATTCATGCAATTTCTCCAACTCCAGCATCTACAATGTCCAGTGTTGAAATTTGTGCAAAACCACCAAATACAACTCTATCTCCCTACACAATGGTGGAGAAAGCAACCCCTACTGAGGCTAAAGCAGAGAGACCTGGTGAAAGTGGGTCTGATTCCCAATATTGGCGTTATGATGTCTCCCAGAAAAGGCAGAAACATGGAGATGGTGACAGTGAAAGGCTGTGCTTTAAGTTTACCTCTTCTGGGTGCTGTCCTCGTGGGGAGAAGTGCCACTTTCGGCATGATGAAGATGCAAGGCAACAGTCAATCAGGGGTGTCTGTTTTGACCTTCTCAACAAAGGAAAATGTGAAAGAGGTCCAGATTGCAACTTTAAGCATAGTTTACAGGATGAAAATGGCAGTGCCTCTAGCAGGAGATCTTTTGGGACCCCCAGCTCTAACAG GTCCAAAGAGTGCTGGTTTTGTTTGTCAAGCCCCAGTGTGGAGTCGCATCTTATCACTGGCATAGGAGAACATTACTACTCTGCACTTGCTAAAGGACCATTAGTAGAAGATCACGTGCTAATTGTTCCTGTTGAGCACTTGCCTAACACCCTTTCCATGCCAGAAGATTGTGAAATAGAGTTGAATAGAGTTCAAAACAGTCTAAAAGCTTACTTTGAAAACCAAGGAAAGCAAGTGGTTTTCTTTGAATGGGTCTTTAAGCGAGCAACTCATGCCAATCTTCAG GTTGTTCCTGTTCCATCTTCAAGGGCATCTGGCATTAAAGATATTTTCAATTTAGCCGCCAAAAAGTTGGGGTTCAAGTTTAAGACAATTGAAA GTACTAATAATTCGGAAGGGAGGAGATTGTTGCGGACACAGTATGATAGAAGTTGCAGTTTATTCTATGTTGAACTTCCTGGTGGAACTATTTTGACTCATGTTgttgaagaaaatgagagatTTCCAAGCCAATTTGGCCGTGAG GTTTTGGCGGGCTTGTTGAACACGGCTGACAGAGCTGATTGGAAAAATTGCAAGCTCAGCaaggaagaagaaacaaaaatggCAGAACGCTTCAAGAAGCAATTTGAAGCATATGATCCAAATCGGTGA
- the LOC113693728 gene encoding zinc finger CCCH domain-containing protein 64 isoform X3 translates to MQFGTYSEDDVDALRALAEEPGIVDIFLTNEWPSGVTNKAATSDVPSGVSDSADADSTISELVADIKPRYHVAGTMGVFYAREPYTNVDAVHVTRFMGLAPVGNKNKQKFIHAISPTPASTMSSVEICAKPPNTTLSPYTMVEKATPTEAKAERPGESGSDSQYWRYDVSQKRQKHGDGDSERLCFKFTSSGCCPRGEKCHFRHDEDARQQSIRGVCFDLLNKGKCERGPDCNFKHSLQDENGSASSRRSFGTPSSNRSKECWFCLSSPSVESHLITGIGEHYYSALAKGPLVEDHVLIVPVEHLPNTLSMPEDCEIELNRVQNSLKAYFENQGKQVVFFEWVFKRATHANLQVVPVPSSRASGIKDIFNLAAKKLGFKFKTIESTNNSEGRRLLRTQYDRSCSLFYVELPGGTILTHVVEENERFPSQFGREVLAGLLNTADRADWKNCKLSKEEETKMAERFKKQFEAYDPNR, encoded by the exons ATGCAATTTGGCACGTATAGTGAAGATGATGTTGATGCGCTGAGGGCGTTGGCTGAGGAGCCAGGGATTGTGGACATATTTCTGAC TAATGAATGGCCTAGCGGAGTCACCAATAAGGCTGCTACATCTGACGTACCTTCAGGAGTCTCTGATTCAGCTGATGCTGATTCCACCATATCAGAGTTAGTAGCAGATATTAAGCCCCG CTACCATGTTGCAGGAACTATGGGTGTGTTCTATGCTCGCGAACCATATACAAACGTGGATGCTGTGCATGTAACTCGTTTTATGGGTTTAGCTCCAGTtggaaacaaaaacaaacag AAATTTATTCATGCAATTTCTCCAACTCCAGCATCTACAATGTCCAGTGTTGAAATTTGTGCAAAACCACCAAATACAACTCTATCTCCCTACACAATGGTGGAGAAAGCAACCCCTACTGAGGCTAAAGCAGAGAGACCTGGTGAAAGTGGGTCTGATTCCCAATATTGGCGTTATGATGTCTCCCAGAAAAGGCAGAAACATGGAGATGGTGACAGTGAAAGGCTGTGCTTTAAGTTTACCTCTTCTGGGTGCTGTCCTCGTGGGGAGAAGTGCCACTTTCGGCATGATGAAGATGCAAGGCAACAGTCAATCAGGGGTGTCTGTTTTGACCTTCTCAACAAAGGAAAATGTGAAAGAGGTCCAGATTGCAACTTTAAGCATAGTTTACAGGATGAAAATGGCAGTGCCTCTAGCAGGAGATCTTTTGGGACCCCCAGCTCTAACAG GTCCAAAGAGTGCTGGTTTTGTTTGTCAAGCCCCAGTGTGGAGTCGCATCTTATCACTGGCATAGGAGAACATTACTACTCTGCACTTGCTAAAGGACCATTAGTAGAAGATCACGTGCTAATTGTTCCTGTTGAGCACTTGCCTAACACCCTTTCCATGCCAGAAGATTGTGAAATAGAGTTGAATAGAGTTCAAAACAGTCTAAAAGCTTACTTTGAAAACCAAGGAAAGCAAGTGGTTTTCTTTGAATGGGTCTTTAAGCGAGCAACTCATGCCAATCTTCAG GTTGTTCCTGTTCCATCTTCAAGGGCATCTGGCATTAAAGATATTTTCAATTTAGCCGCCAAAAAGTTGGGGTTCAAGTTTAAGACAATTGAAA GTACTAATAATTCGGAAGGGAGGAGATTGTTGCGGACACAGTATGATAGAAGTTGCAGTTTATTCTATGTTGAACTTCCTGGTGGAACTATTTTGACTCATGTTgttgaagaaaatgagagatTTCCAAGCCAATTTGGCCGTGAG GTTTTGGCGGGCTTGTTGAACACGGCTGACAGAGCTGATTGGAAAAATTGCAAGCTCAGCaaggaagaagaaacaaaaatggCAGAACGCTTCAAGAAGCAATTTGAAGCATATGATCCAAATCGGTGA
- the LOC113693728 gene encoding zinc finger CCCH domain-containing protein 64 isoform X1, whose translation MTPAPRILLCGDVLGRLNQLCKRVSSVNKSAGPFDALLCVGQFFPDSPDGLEEFNDYIAGRSNFPIPTYFIGDYGVGAPKILSATSKEAGNQGFKMDGLKVCGNLYWLKGSGKFTLHGLSVVYLCGRKSASGMQFGTYSEDDVDALRALAEEPGIVDIFLTNEWPSGVTNKAATSDVPSGVSDSADADSTISELVADIKPRYHVAGTMGVFYAREPYTNVDAVHVTRFMGLAPVGNKNKQKFIHAISPTPASTMSSVEICAKPPNTTLSPYTMVEKATPTEAKAERPGESGSDSQYWRYDVSQKRQKHGDGDSERLCFKFTSSGCCPRGEKCHFRHDEDARQQSIRGVCFDLLNKGKCERGPDCNFKHSLQDENGSASSRRSFGTPSSNRSKECWFCLSSPSVESHLITGIGEHYYSALAKGPLVEDHVLIVPVEHLPNTLSMPEDCEIELNRVQNSLKAYFENQGKQVVFFEWVFKRATHANLQVVPVPSSRASGIKDIFNLAAKKLGFKFKTIESTNNSEGRRLLRTQYDRSCSLFYVELPGGTILTHVVEENERFPSQFGREVLAGLLNTADRADWKNCKLSKEEETKMAERFKKQFEAYDPNR comes from the exons ATGACTCCGGCCCCTCGAATCCTCCTCTGCGGCGACGTCCTCGGCCGCCTCAACCAGCTCTGCAAACGCGTCTCTTCG GTAAATAAGTCGGCCGGTCCATTTGACGCGCTTCTTTGCGTTGGCCAATTCTTTCCGGACTCACCGGACGGTCTCGAGGAGTTCAATGACTATATTGCAGGCCGGTCCAACTTCCCCATTCCGACTTACTTCATCGGCGACTACGGTGTTGGCGCGCCGAAGATTCTATCGGCCACTTCCAAAGAAGCTGGCAACCAAGGGTTCAAGATGGATGGCCTCAAGGTTTGTGGAAATCTCTACTGGTTGAAAGGCAGTGGAAAGTTCACTCTCCACG GTTTATCTGTTGTTTACCTATGTGGTAGGAAGTCTGCAAGTGGAATGCAATTTGGCACGTATAGTGAAGATGATGTTGATGCGCTGAGGGCGTTGGCTGAGGAGCCAGGGATTGTGGACATATTTCTGAC TAATGAATGGCCTAGCGGAGTCACCAATAAGGCTGCTACATCTGACGTACCTTCAGGAGTCTCTGATTCAGCTGATGCTGATTCCACCATATCAGAGTTAGTAGCAGATATTAAGCCCCG CTACCATGTTGCAGGAACTATGGGTGTGTTCTATGCTCGCGAACCATATACAAACGTGGATGCTGTGCATGTAACTCGTTTTATGGGTTTAGCTCCAGTtggaaacaaaaacaaacag AAATTTATTCATGCAATTTCTCCAACTCCAGCATCTACAATGTCCAGTGTTGAAATTTGTGCAAAACCACCAAATACAACTCTATCTCCCTACACAATGGTGGAGAAAGCAACCCCTACTGAGGCTAAAGCAGAGAGACCTGGTGAAAGTGGGTCTGATTCCCAATATTGGCGTTATGATGTCTCCCAGAAAAGGCAGAAACATGGAGATGGTGACAGTGAAAGGCTGTGCTTTAAGTTTACCTCTTCTGGGTGCTGTCCTCGTGGGGAGAAGTGCCACTTTCGGCATGATGAAGATGCAAGGCAACAGTCAATCAGGGGTGTCTGTTTTGACCTTCTCAACAAAGGAAAATGTGAAAGAGGTCCAGATTGCAACTTTAAGCATAGTTTACAGGATGAAAATGGCAGTGCCTCTAGCAGGAGATCTTTTGGGACCCCCAGCTCTAACAG GTCCAAAGAGTGCTGGTTTTGTTTGTCAAGCCCCAGTGTGGAGTCGCATCTTATCACTGGCATAGGAGAACATTACTACTCTGCACTTGCTAAAGGACCATTAGTAGAAGATCACGTGCTAATTGTTCCTGTTGAGCACTTGCCTAACACCCTTTCCATGCCAGAAGATTGTGAAATAGAGTTGAATAGAGTTCAAAACAGTCTAAAAGCTTACTTTGAAAACCAAGGAAAGCAAGTGGTTTTCTTTGAATGGGTCTTTAAGCGAGCAACTCATGCCAATCTTCAG GTTGTTCCTGTTCCATCTTCAAGGGCATCTGGCATTAAAGATATTTTCAATTTAGCCGCCAAAAAGTTGGGGTTCAAGTTTAAGACAATTGAAA GTACTAATAATTCGGAAGGGAGGAGATTGTTGCGGACACAGTATGATAGAAGTTGCAGTTTATTCTATGTTGAACTTCCTGGTGGAACTATTTTGACTCATGTTgttgaagaaaatgagagatTTCCAAGCCAATTTGGCCGTGAG GTTTTGGCGGGCTTGTTGAACACGGCTGACAGAGCTGATTGGAAAAATTGCAAGCTCAGCaaggaagaagaaacaaaaatggCAGAACGCTTCAAGAAGCAATTTGAAGCATATGATCCAAATCGGTGA
- the LOC113692898 gene encoding pathogen-associated molecular patterns-induced protein A70 encodes MNAALPIVDSMTSLFTPAILFCIVNLVIGTIFITSRLKSHNKPDPAANSPPSQNQLVRAPSFLDRVKSFNFSSYVSEQPDPFHAVTQKSDPREEQEQKNVAQEEALLESHHHDDQMMKSKLQTRVEAPAGNGGPARRMKKSASEKAVAVPEDREEVDRWRPATMREREGRSSSETETLTFGEEEHVDKKADAFINRFRQHLKLQRLDSILRYKEMLNRGAGLES; translated from the coding sequence ATGAACGCAGCTTTACCTATCGTAGATTCCATGACTAGCTTGTTTACGCCTGCTATTCTTTTCTGCATTGTGAACCTGGTGATAGGAACCATCTTCATCACCTCACGCCTAAAATCCCACAACAAACCAGACCCCGCCGCCAACTCACCTCCCAGCCAGAATCAGCTCGTCCGAGCCCCCTCATTTCTCGACCGGGTCAAGTCCTTTAACTTCTCTTCCTACGTCTCCGAGCAGCCCGACCCATTTCACGCCGTGACCCAGAAATCCGACCCACGTGAAGAGCAAGAGCAAAAAAACGTTGCGCAGGAAGAAGCTCTGCTGGAGAGTCATCATCATGATGATCAGATGATGAAGAGCAAGTTGCAGACGCGGGTGGAGGCTCCGGCGGGGAATGGTGGCCCTGCTCGAAGGATGAAGAAGTCGGCAAGCGAGAAGGCGGTGGCAGTGCCGGAGGACCGGGAGGAGGTGGATCGGTGGCGGCCGGCGACGAtgagggagagagaggggaggTCTTCGAGTGAAACTGAAACGTTGACGTTCGGGGAGGAGGAACATGTGGACAAGAAAGCGGATGCCTTCATAAATCGTTTCAGACAGCATTTGAAACTGCAAAGGTTGGATTCGATTTTAAGGTACAAGGAAATGCTAAATAGGGGGGCTGGGTTGGAGAGCTAA
- the LOC140008443 gene encoding uncharacterized protein codes for MGRNRVYGSLEEARAEKNRRSREQRAAARRGTKNDAPLGVCTLAVTAFNIHDPNAVNQPNMGVVESSLGSGSVLPFAENNAEHLRAENQGDVSRSAGNGASEVPTTNSDAGESSLHRRRRCTRRSVTNPLTTIITEPAVLPSNVEQFPTENEQNVCASIADGANEIPSTNSDAAEPSLRRQRRSRKRAVTDPLTTIATEPAVLPDVPSCPYCHAKRFHQEPPGFCCASGEVQLLPTEMPRELMLLYIEDSDEAAEFRRCVRSYNNMFAFTSIGIYSDKSLAANYNRVYTFRIQGQMYNNFPCFSYRLNNSFEPTQRNTFAENSLLTARHSSLGTLRHSPISSHFDRSCLEMFYYIYHFIR; via the exons ATGGGTCGAAATAGAGTATATGGAAGTTTGGAAGAGGCTCGTGCTGAGAAAAATCGAAGGAGCCGCGAGCAACGTGCTGCTGCTCGGCGTGGGACAAAGAATGATGCGCCATTAGGAGTGTGTACATTAGCTGTTACGGCTTTTAATATACATGACCCAAATGCTGTGAATCAGCCAAATATGGGTGTCGTTGAATCTTCATTAGGTTCGGGCTCAGTATTGCCATTTGCAGAGAATAATGCAGAGCACCTTCGAGCT GAAAATCAAGGAGATGTATCTAGGTCTGCTGGTAATGGTGCTAGCGAGGTTCCAACAACTAATTCAGATGCGGGTGAATCATCTTTGCATAGGCGACGTCGGTGTACAAGACGCTCTGTGACTAATCCATTGACCACAATAATTACAGAGCCTGCAGTATTGCCCAGTAATGTAGAGCAATTTCCAACC gaaaatgaacaaaatgTCTGTGCGTCTATTGCTGATGGTGCTAACGAGATTCCATCAACTAATTCAGATGCTGCTGAACCGTCATTGCGCAGGCAACGTCGATCTAGAAAACGAGCTGTGACTGATCCATTAACTACAATAGCTACAGAACCTGCTGTATTGCCTGATGTTCCAAGTTGTCCATATTGTCATGCAAAACGATTTCATCAGGAACCTCCTGGTTTTTGCTGTGCCTCCGGTGAGGTACAGTTATTACCTACTGAGATGCCGAGAGAACTTATGCTATTATATATAGAAGACTCTGATGAGGCTGCTGAGTTTCGCAGATGTGTTAGAAGCTATAATAACATGTTTGCATTCACTTCGATTGGTATCTATTCTGATAAATCTTTGGCTGCAAACTACAATAGAGTTTATACATTTCGAATCCAGGGACAAATGTATAATaactttccttgcttttcttaCCGACTAAACAATTCTTTCGAACCTACCCAACGTAATACTTTTGCTGAAAATTCACTGCTGACCGCGCGACACTCTTCATTGGGAACACTTAGGCACTCACCAATTTCCTCTCATTT